Proteins encoded within one genomic window of Triticum aestivum cultivar Chinese Spring chromosome 2D, IWGSC CS RefSeq v2.1, whole genome shotgun sequence:
- the LOC123054970 gene encoding uncharacterized protein, whose product MERTPEILRFVLATLGAAPSAAITVADEGAPEAATSPEMSSVAPRSKAKLRVEASCEAASHYQAVEMEAAAAISPQLSSAEVAPRSKANPRVEESCEAAAASRDRAVEMEAAAAISPQMTSEEVALAPRLKAKLPVEESCRCEAAFHGRTLGMEVAAPTSPQMRSQVAPRSKAKPSVEESCEAASHSRTVMMEAETASSSWRKAEAGAATPFSRQAAVETTVSCKENPVEATWTRARTPSMKKAAVATRLSRSMALERNKKAMQTTVSCEEKPVEATWTSRATASTSDEKKPADNLTGQLMEHLCTAPWSTADGSQDEDKARPARKEHLLDSLLLATVPGSTMVGDDGVAAHNIYNQYQDLFIYGMPLLSFWYQIWKSKPLVLHDKEFISPMEFLRTRGGTRPSRRSRDEHPNFTAEFAAVLSNHLGTIKYFRLDSSTWSDDQLTALMSTLRSRSIDDLTMINIACSTKTVFPLVDMHSVQSLTIGFFSIIPAMGSSSRMCSLKVLKLMCCSFDRYCLYEIVNNHCNVLQELHIGFSVVDIAIRSNSLKVLQIVCSKASQVIVEYAPQLLVLSTSVSATKSKVQLKVDGVLALQELHWIQLTQHQLAEGINSIFKSLRLIHIGINFSDKGHRCRLSQIVETAAVLTTLTVERLDRVGLGELSEMASDHTFTGLKNAHCVKHSLRLLELDSSQGGDAESDLICAIIKGAKSLHRVILVPHKSSCPRTISDSLEEISSAPHASAECRIIFQKEDRGQ is encoded by the exons ATGGAGCGCACGCCCGAAATTCTCCGCTTCGTCTTAGCCACACTGGGCGCTGCGCCCAGCGCCGCCATAACGGTGGCCGACGAAGGGGCACCGGAGGCGGCGACTtcgccggagatgagttccgtGGCCCCAAGATCGAAGGCGAAGCTTCGGGTGGAAGCAAGCTGCGAGGCAGCTTCGCATTATCAGGCCGTGGAGATGGAGGCCGCTGCCGCAATTTCGCCGCAATTGAGCTCCGCGGAGGTTGCGCCAAGATCAAAGGCGAACCCACGGGTGGAAGAAAGCTGCGAGGCAGCAGCAGCTTCGCGTGATCGGGCCGTggagatggaggcggcggccgcgaTTTCGCCGCAGATGACCTCTGAGGAGGTCGCCCTCGCCCCAAGATTAAAGGCGAAGCTACCGGTGGAGGAAAGCTGCCGCTGCGAGGCCGCTTTCCATGGTCGGACCTTGGGGATGGAGGTGGCGGCTCCGACTTCGCCGCAGATGAGGTCCCAGGTTGCCCCAAGGTCAAAGGCGAAGCCATCGGTGGAAGAAAGCTGCGAGGCAGCGTCCCATAGTCGGACCGTGATGATGGAGGCCGAGACCGCGAGCTCGTCATGGAGGAAGGCAGAGGCAGGGGCAGCTACTCCGTTCTCAAGGCAGGCGGCCGTGGAGACCACCGTTTCATGTAAAGAGAATCCCGTGGAGGCGACATGGACGAGGGCCAGAACCCCGTCAATGAAGAAGGCAGCAGTAGCTACTAGGTTGTCAAGGAGTATGGCACTGGAAAGAAACAAGAAGGCCATGCAGACCACCGTGTCATGTGAAGAGAAGCCCGTGGAGGCGACATGGACGAGCAGGGCCACGGCCTCGACCAGTGACGAAAAGAAACCTGCTGATAACCTCACGGGACAACTGATGGAACACCTTTGCACGGCACCCTGGAGTACAGCTGATGGGAGCCAGGATGAAGATAAGGCAAGGCCAGCAAGGAAGGAACATTTGCTTGATTCATTGTTATTGGCGACAGTCCCGGGAAGCACCATGGTGGGCGACGATGGTGTGGCTGCACACAATATTTACAACCAGTATCAAGACCTCTTTATCTATGGTATGCCACTATTGTCCTTTTGGTATCAAATCTGGAAGTCAAAGCCCTTAGTGTTGCATGACAAGGAGTTTATTAGTCCCATGGAATTCTTAAGGACAAGGGGGGGAACCCGACCTTCTAGGAGAAGTAGAGATGAGCACCCTAACTTCACAGCGGAATTCGCAGCGGTGCTTAGCAATCACTTGGGTACAATAAAGTACTTCCGATTGGACTCATCCACATGGTCAGATGATCAGTTAACAGCATTGATGAGTACCCTCCGCAGCAGGAGTATAGACGACCTAACCATGATAAACATTGCTTGTTCCACTAAAACAGTGTTCCCATTGGTTGATATGCATTCTGTCCAGAGCCTCACAATTGGATTCTTTAGTATCATCCCTGCTATGGGAAGTTCCTCTCGCATGTGCAGTTTGAAAGTTCTGAAGTTGATGTGCTGCAGCTTCGATAGATACTGCCTTTATGAGATTGTGAACAACCACTGCAATGTGCTACAGGAACTTCATATTGGGTTTTCTGTTGTGGACATTGCAATAAGATCCAACAGCTTAAAGGTTCTGCAAATCGTTTGTAGCAAGGCGTCCCAAGTCATTGTTGAGTATGCTCCACAGCTCCTTGTCCTATCTACATCAGTATCAGCTACAAAATCAAAAGTGCAACTTAAGGTTGACGGTGTCTTGGCTCTGCAAGAACTTCACTGGATTCAGTTGACACAACATCAATTGGCTGAG GGTATCAATAGTATATTCAAAAGTCTCCGACTCATTCACATTGGCATCAATTTCTCAGACAAGGGACACAGATGTAGACTATCACAGATAGTGGAAACTGCTGCTGTGCTGACAACTCTTACAGTGGAG CGATTGGATAGAGTCGGATTGGGTGAATTGTCCGAGATGGCCTCTGATCATACATTTACTGGTTTAAAGAATGCACACTGTGTGAAGCACTCTCTTCGGTTGTTGGAGCTGGATTCCTCCCAAGGAGGGGATGCCGAGTCAGATCTTATATGTGCAATAATTAAAGGTGCCAAATCGTTACACCGCGTGATCTTGGTACCACACAAGAGTAGCTGCCCAAGAACAATATCTGATTCATTGGAAGAAATCAGCTCGGCTCCGCATGCCTCAGCTGAATGCAGAATTATTTTCCAAAAA GAAGATCGTGGCCAATGA
- the LOC123050409 gene encoding probable E3 ubiquitin-protein ligase RHC1A, with protein MEPMRVRTRIPIIYEVVEDREPADGQQFLERGIRDWMQGRLPLIDQELDMLQTQQEARQQSRYEEEEEEEGPFWPSLVVPASRDAVLQLPETAGAPAGARLQQTECAVCLKDFKVDDKVTTMPCDHYFHQGCIYEWLMVSCVCPLCRHALPAATPPAHHMEATSPSP; from the coding sequence ATGGAGCCCATGAGGGTGCGGACGAGAATTCCTATCATCTACGAGGTCGTGGAAGATCGGGAGCCGGCCGACGGGCAGCAATTCCTGGAACGAGGTATACGGGATTGGATGCAAGGCCGGTTGCCGTTGATCGATCAAGAACTCGACATGTTACAGACACAACAAGAGGCTCGGCAGCAGAGCcgctatgaggaggaggaggaggaggaggggccgtTCTGGCCGAGTTTGGTAGTCCCAGCCTCGCGCGACGCCGTCCTGCAGCTGCCGGAGACAGCCGGCGCGCCAGCCGGAGCCCGGCTCCAGCAAACGGAGTGCGCCGTGTGCCTCAAGGATTTCAAGGTGGACGACAAGGTCACGACGATGCCGTGTGACCACTACTTCCACCAAGGTTGCATCTATGAGTGGCTCATGGTCAGCTGCGTCTGCCCCCTCTGCCGTCACGCGCTTCCTGCTGCAACTCCACCGGCGCACCACATGGAGGCGACAAGTCCATCTCCATGA